One genomic segment of Myxococcales bacterium includes these proteins:
- a CDS encoding TetR/AcrR family transcriptional regulator: MSVSQENPDAATQPPRASAAARSRQATRARLLESGRLLFAKHGLHGVTTHDIAHRAEVASGTFYLHFKNKREVFREIVDGSVSELIERMDNAALPYLDDLKRTLDMQGFVTAQAEAMVGFAEENREMIRILFSADTDAAAVGSDVLSLLASTVAEGRRELMAAGVVPSDVDAAVLGQAVVGMWAQVLSWWSEDPTRVSRNVLIESLTRIQLSGTHPI, translated from the coding sequence ATGTCTGTCAGTCAAGAAAATCCAGACGCGGCGACCCAGCCGCCGCGGGCATCCGCCGCGGCGCGCAGTCGTCAGGCCACCCGGGCCCGACTGCTGGAAAGCGGGCGCCTGCTGTTCGCCAAGCACGGCCTTCACGGCGTGACGACCCACGACATCGCCCACCGGGCCGAGGTCGCTTCTGGAACGTTCTATCTCCATTTCAAGAACAAGCGCGAGGTCTTCCGCGAAATCGTGGACGGCTCGGTCTCCGAACTCATCGAGCGAATGGACAACGCCGCCCTTCCCTACCTCGACGACTTGAAGCGGACGCTAGACATGCAGGGTTTCGTCACGGCGCAGGCTGAAGCGATGGTGGGATTTGCCGAAGAAAACCGTGAGATGATTCGCATTCTGTTCAGCGCCGATACGGACGCAGCGGCAGTCGGATCAGACGTCCTCAGCCTGCTGGCTTCTACCGTTGCCGAAGGTCGACGGGAATTGATGGCCGCTGGAGTCGTACCCAGCGATGTCGACGCCGCCGTACTGGGCCAGGCCGTCGTCGGGATGTGGGCCCAGGTGCTCTCCTGGTGGAGCGAGGATCCGACGCGGGTCTCGCGCAATGTGCTGATCGAAAGTTTGACCCGAATTCAACTCTCGGGGACCCATCCAATTTAA
- a CDS encoding CehA/McbA family metallohydrolase, producing MAIALSLLGVACSGEPEREPQALHPSDASVLIDDSEERAAPPRPPTGLRDEFGFSPSAHFETDQMLREDLAAIRHPSDGGGKAWMASYRRADGSAGPLQAGQFGRFEMVYEAGPLGIEVGGQLHFQVSSFWEWDSPQNLDPNEPGYTEARTDAPGVELELDWYGSPLLAIVIRGRKLEAGERIEITYGAGPLGARGDGYAERGAQLWFAVDGDGDGVRKFLDNPPRVDIAPGPADQLLVVMPTSLHPGESFDAFISIVDDRGSAGVPFDGLVELQVPAEIDLPTTVTFAASDAGRKTISGVAKRAGVYRIEARARASGAPESETLFAMANPMLVESGIPHVRWADLHGHSQLSDGTGTPDDYFTYAREIAGLDIVSLTDHDHWGVQFLDAHPWMWQLIRDSVKAHHQPGIFITLLGYEWTSWIHGHRHVIYFEDRGEVYSTMDPRYETPAQLWDALRGQAALTFAHHSAGGPVATNWAYPPDPILEPITEIVSVHGSSEADDSPGGIYDPVPGNYVRDVLGMGYRLGFIGSGDSHDGHPGNAHIASPESGGLAAIFTEELSRKGVLEAMRARRTYATNGSRIWLQVSIDGQPMGSTLAAGSGAETQTLRIRVIGHGPISQVDIIRTGITSKIDVGGQLDWSHEREIPRLAPGEYHYVRVILRNGGLAWSSPIYAD from the coding sequence TTGGCAATTGCCCTCTCTCTTTTGGGTGTTGCCTGTTCGGGTGAACCTGAAAGAGAACCCCAAGCACTGCATCCATCCGACGCTTCGGTTCTCATCGATGATTCCGAGGAACGCGCGGCTCCACCCCGTCCACCCACCGGTCTGCGGGATGAGTTCGGCTTCTCCCCGAGCGCCCATTTCGAAACCGATCAAATGCTGCGCGAGGATCTCGCGGCGATTCGACATCCGTCGGACGGTGGCGGCAAGGCATGGATGGCTTCGTATCGGCGCGCAGACGGAAGCGCGGGTCCGTTGCAAGCGGGTCAGTTCGGACGCTTCGAGATGGTCTACGAAGCGGGACCGCTGGGAATCGAAGTGGGAGGACAGCTTCACTTTCAGGTGTCGTCGTTCTGGGAATGGGACTCACCACAGAACCTGGACCCGAACGAACCCGGGTATACCGAAGCTCGGACTGACGCTCCGGGCGTCGAACTCGAACTGGACTGGTACGGATCCCCACTACTGGCGATCGTCATCCGGGGCCGCAAGCTCGAAGCCGGGGAGCGGATCGAGATCACATACGGCGCCGGTCCACTCGGCGCGAGGGGCGACGGGTATGCCGAACGAGGTGCCCAGCTCTGGTTCGCGGTGGACGGAGACGGCGATGGCGTCCGCAAGTTCCTGGACAACCCGCCGCGCGTCGACATCGCGCCAGGGCCGGCCGATCAGTTGTTGGTCGTCATGCCCACGAGCCTGCACCCGGGCGAGTCATTTGATGCGTTCATTTCGATTGTCGATGACCGAGGCAGCGCGGGTGTCCCCTTCGACGGCCTCGTCGAGTTGCAGGTGCCAGCTGAAATCGACCTCCCGACGACCGTGACATTCGCGGCTTCGGATGCGGGGCGAAAAACGATTTCCGGTGTAGCCAAACGCGCGGGTGTCTACCGCATCGAAGCTCGAGCACGGGCGAGCGGTGCCCCAGAAAGCGAAACGCTCTTCGCAATGGCGAACCCGATGCTGGTCGAGTCCGGCATCCCCCACGTGCGCTGGGCCGACCTCCACGGACACTCACAGCTCTCTGACGGAACCGGAACCCCCGACGACTATTTCACTTACGCGCGAGAAATTGCCGGACTCGACATTGTTTCGCTCACTGACCACGATCACTGGGGCGTCCAGTTCCTCGATGCGCATCCGTGGATGTGGCAACTCATTCGCGACTCCGTCAAAGCCCATCACCAACCTGGAATCTTCATCACCTTGCTGGGATATGAGTGGACTAGCTGGATCCATGGCCACCGGCACGTTATCTACTTTGAAGATCGGGGCGAGGTGTACAGCACCATGGACCCCCGGTACGAAACACCCGCACAGCTGTGGGACGCGCTGCGCGGCCAGGCGGCGCTGACCTTTGCTCATCACTCCGCGGGAGGCCCCGTCGCGACCAACTGGGCGTATCCCCCGGATCCCATTCTCGAGCCGATTACCGAAATCGTTTCGGTTCACGGCAGCAGCGAAGCCGATGACTCGCCGGGAGGAATCTACGACCCGGTGCCCGGCAATTACGTGCGCGACGTGCTCGGCATGGGTTACCGGCTCGGTTTCATCGGCAGCGGCGACAGCCACGACGGACACCCGGGCAACGCGCATATCGCCAGCCCGGAAAGTGGTGGACTCGCAGCGATCTTCACGGAAGAATTGAGTCGCAAGGGCGTTCTCGAAGCCATGCGCGCGCGCAGAACCTATGCGACCAACGGTTCGCGGATCTGGCTTCAGGTTTCGATCGATGGGCAGCCGATGGGCAGCACCCTCGCGGCGGGATCCGGCGCAGAAACCCAGACCCTGCGCATTCGCGTGATCGGCCACGGTCCAATTTCCCAAGTCGACATCATCCGTACCGGCATCACTTCAAAGATCGACGTCGGAGGGCAACTCGACTGGTCGCACGAGCGAGAAATTCCCCGACTCGCACCGGGCGAGTATCACTATGTGCGCGTCATCCTGCGCAATGGAGGGCTCGCCTGGTCGAGTCCGATTTACGCCGACTGA
- a CDS encoding glycosyltransferase family 2 protein, with product MTPEVSVLLPVYNAEQTLETCLRSLLRQRMRSWQCVLVDDGSTDRSLELARSFAARDARIEYIESDHRGLVESLNLGLDRCRAPIVARMDADDWMHRDRLAAQLEALNAEPQLAGVGCHVRIFPRGVANAGEAAAEERALPGESKQTRKGRGGYEAWLNSISSADDVAREAYVECPIAHPTLAIRSHVLRAHRYRDMGWPEDYDLLLRLLAAGESLAVVPRRLLAWRDHEARLSRSSPHYALERFVDCKALHLSRTLLRGRDQYILWGYGSTGRMLARALAKLGLTPNHIVELHPRRIGQQILGAKVIHPDDLGSLGVCPLVVSVAGAGPRREIRQALSKLNYVEGRDFVCAA from the coding sequence ATGACCCCCGAAGTTTCGGTCCTGCTTCCTGTGTACAACGCCGAGCAAACCCTCGAGACCTGTTTGCGCAGTCTGCTTCGCCAGCGCATGCGCTCCTGGCAGTGTGTTCTCGTCGACGACGGCTCGACCGATCGGTCCCTCGAACTGGCTCGAAGTTTCGCAGCGCGAGACGCTCGCATCGAGTACATCGAATCCGACCATCGAGGACTCGTCGAGAGCTTGAACCTCGGACTCGACCGATGTCGCGCGCCCATTGTGGCGCGCATGGACGCGGACGACTGGATGCACCGGGACCGGCTCGCGGCGCAACTCGAAGCGCTGAACGCCGAGCCACAGCTCGCTGGGGTGGGATGCCACGTGCGGATCTTTCCTCGCGGGGTTGCAAACGCAGGCGAGGCTGCGGCCGAAGAGCGCGCGCTGCCCGGCGAGTCGAAGCAGACGCGAAAGGGTCGCGGCGGCTATGAAGCCTGGCTCAATTCGATTTCGAGTGCTGACGATGTCGCGCGCGAAGCCTATGTCGAGTGCCCCATCGCCCACCCGACCCTGGCGATTCGGAGCCATGTGCTTCGGGCCCATCGCTACCGGGACATGGGCTGGCCCGAAGACTACGACCTGCTGCTGCGATTGCTCGCCGCGGGTGAATCCCTCGCGGTCGTTCCCCGGCGGTTGTTGGCCTGGCGCGACCACGAAGCTCGTCTTTCGCGCTCGAGTCCACACTACGCCCTCGAGCGTTTCGTCGACTGCAAGGCGCTGCACCTTTCGCGCACACTGCTTCGCGGACGCGACCAATACATTCTCTGGGGCTACGGAAGTACGGGACGAATGCTCGCGAGGGCGCTCGCGAAACTGGGCCTCACTCCAAACCATATCGTAGAGCTGCATCCGCGGCGGATCGGACAGCAGATCCTCGGCGCCAAGGTCATTCATCCAGATGATCTGGGATCACTCGGCGTCTGCCCTCTCGTCGTTTCGGTCGCCGGCGCGGGCCCGCGGCGAGAAATTCGACAGGCGCTTTCGAAGTTGAACTATGTGGAAGGACGCGACTTCGTCTGTGCCGCGTAA
- a CDS encoding ferritin-like domain-containing protein: protein MSEQLTHHPIYNTLDRDDFAGMIENDRYGSRSTDFDEIISATVDHFWDPLDPRYIDFNQPFDQTADTIMPRDFCIELQSEVAGRLDEGQQIALANQNTRFQLSSILHGEQGALSLSASLTMILKDPGAQEYAANQTREEARHVTGFARYIQCRWGTPLSPGPTLRNLLSEIVVSQQVYKKLIGMQMLIEGLAMGAFATINGNTNDPLLQRLVQFVMTDEAFHHKFGKIWADKTIPNLTEQEHEIVENWAAECFQHLLFNLINAEQKQEIYAEFGLDWKWVRSAVMEAFTDETRRDRMTESTDIFRVLIKTLLKCGIITDRTRHIYAQWVDMDELHREDPEVVGSEVAVATMEILRDINGGRKKIGKALRTVRL, encoded by the coding sequence ATGTCTGAACAACTCACACATCACCCGATTTACAACACCCTCGACCGGGACGACTTTGCCGGAATGATCGAAAACGATCGCTACGGCTCGCGCTCGACAGATTTCGACGAGATCATTTCCGCAACGGTTGATCACTTCTGGGATCCATTGGACCCGCGCTACATCGACTTCAACCAACCCTTTGACCAGACCGCGGATACGATCATGCCGCGGGATTTCTGCATCGAACTGCAGAGCGAAGTCGCCGGACGCCTCGACGAGGGCCAGCAGATTGCACTCGCCAACCAAAACACTCGCTTCCAGCTCTCGAGTATTTTGCACGGCGAGCAAGGAGCACTCTCCCTTTCCGCGAGCCTCACAATGATCCTCAAGGACCCGGGCGCCCAGGAATACGCGGCGAACCAGACGCGAGAAGAAGCGCGTCACGTCACCGGCTTCGCCCGCTATATCCAATGCCGATGGGGCACGCCCCTGTCCCCCGGCCCGACGCTGCGGAACTTGCTGAGCGAGATCGTGGTTTCCCAGCAGGTCTACAAAAAATTGATTGGCATGCAGATGTTGATCGAGGGGCTCGCGATGGGCGCGTTCGCAACCATCAACGGCAACACCAACGATCCCCTGCTGCAGCGTCTGGTCCAGTTCGTCATGACCGACGAAGCGTTCCATCACAAGTTCGGGAAGATCTGGGCGGACAAGACCATCCCCAACCTGACTGAGCAAGAGCATGAAATTGTCGAGAACTGGGCCGCGGAATGTTTCCAGCATCTCCTCTTCAATCTGATCAACGCAGAGCAGAAGCAGGAGATTTATGCCGAGTTCGGTCTCGACTGGAAGTGGGTTCGCAGCGCCGTCATGGAAGCGTTCACAGACGAGACTCGTCGCGACAGAATGACCGAGAGCACGGACATCTTCCGGGTATTGATCAAGACCTTGCTCAAGTGCGGCATCATCACCGACCGCACGCGCCACATCTACGCGCAGTGGGTCGACATGGATGAGCTACACCGGGAAGACCCCGAAGTCGTGGGATCCGAAGTCGCCGTGGCGACCATGGAAATCCTGCGCGACATCAACGGCGGGCGAAAAAAAATCGGCAAGGCGCTCCGTACCGTCCGTCTGTAA
- the asnS gene encoding asparagine--tRNA ligase encodes MDDSIKSILARDAAGGTVVIRGWLRTVRHSKNVSFLEVTDGSCFSGLQAVASPELAEYESCVRSLGTGCSVEIEGELVESQGKGQRYEIHAEKVELVGSVEDDYPLQKKRHSLEFLRTLGHLRTRTNTLGAVLRVRNAATMAIHDFFQRRGFINLHSPIITLSDAEGAGEMFRVTTLDPKNPPRDEAGEVDFSKDFFGSEAHLTVSGQLEAEIAVLSHSKVYTFGPTFRSENSNTARHLAEFWMVEPEVAFCDLAGLADLAESFLKSVFRDVMSACPDDFEFFDKRIAPGIVANLESIIDSPFEHIPYTEAISILENSSKKFEFPVQWGIDLQSEHERFLAEEHVERPVIVTDYPAQIKAFYMYMNDDGKTVRALDVLVPGVGEIIGGSQREHRHDKLLQRIRDLELPEKEYWWYLDLRRHGTVPHAGFGLGFERVVQFMTGMANIRDISPFPRMPGNANF; translated from the coding sequence ATGGACGATTCGATCAAGTCGATCTTGGCGCGAGATGCGGCGGGCGGCACGGTCGTGATCCGCGGCTGGCTGCGCACGGTCCGACACTCAAAAAACGTGTCATTTCTGGAAGTTACGGACGGATCTTGTTTTTCGGGCCTGCAGGCGGTGGCCAGTCCCGAGTTGGCCGAGTACGAGAGCTGCGTGCGCAGCCTCGGCACCGGCTGCTCTGTTGAGATCGAAGGCGAGCTGGTCGAATCCCAGGGCAAGGGCCAGCGCTACGAGATTCACGCCGAGAAGGTCGAGTTGGTGGGGTCGGTCGAAGACGACTATCCGCTCCAGAAGAAGCGCCACAGCCTGGAGTTTCTCCGCACCCTGGGTCATCTCCGCACCCGCACCAACACCCTCGGTGCGGTATTGCGAGTTCGCAACGCGGCGACGATGGCAATCCACGACTTCTTCCAGCGCCGCGGCTTCATCAATTTGCACTCGCCCATCATTACCCTCTCCGATGCCGAGGGTGCTGGCGAGATGTTTCGCGTCACCACCCTCGACCCCAAAAATCCGCCGCGCGACGAAGCTGGCGAGGTCGATTTCAGCAAGGATTTCTTCGGCAGCGAGGCGCATCTCACCGTTTCGGGCCAACTCGAAGCCGAGATTGCGGTCCTTTCGCATTCGAAGGTCTACACCTTTGGTCCGACCTTTCGTTCAGAAAATTCGAACACCGCTCGGCATCTCGCAGAGTTTTGGATGGTCGAACCCGAAGTGGCGTTCTGCGACCTGGCCGGGCTCGCCGATCTGGCGGAATCGTTCTTGAAGTCCGTGTTCCGCGATGTGATGTCCGCTTGTCCGGACGACTTCGAGTTCTTCGACAAACGCATCGCACCCGGGATCGTCGCGAATCTCGAATCCATCATCGACAGTCCCTTTGAGCATATCCCCTACACCGAGGCGATCTCGATTCTCGAAAATTCGAGCAAGAAATTCGAGTTTCCCGTCCAGTGGGGCATCGATCTACAGAGTGAACACGAGCGTTTTCTCGCCGAAGAGCATGTCGAGCGCCCGGTGATCGTCACCGACTATCCGGCGCAAATCAAAGCGTTCTACATGTACATGAACGACGATGGCAAGACAGTGCGCGCACTGGATGTGCTGGTTCCCGGCGTTGGAGAGATCATCGGAGGCTCTCAGCGCGAGCATCGGCACGACAAGCTGCTCCAGCGCATTCGCGACCTCGAACTGCCCGAGAAAGAATATTGGTGGTACCTCGATCTTCGCCGCCACGGGACCGTACCCCACGCGGGCTTTGGCCTGGGGTTCGAGCGAGTTGTTCAATTCATGACCGGAATGGCGAACATTCGCGATATCAGTCCATTCCCGCGCATGCCGGGTAACGCGAACTTCTAG